A portion of the Lolium rigidum isolate FL_2022 chromosome 1, APGP_CSIRO_Lrig_0.1, whole genome shotgun sequence genome contains these proteins:
- the LOC124699192 gene encoding homeobox protein knotted-1-like 11 isoform X1 has protein sequence MAYHYHQDHALGMDPASAAAAAAGNPSFAAPVGGAGGWEREKAAIEAHPLYERLLEAHVACLRVATPVDQLPRIDAQIAARAPPPLPHPAGAPAGGEELDLFMTHYVLLLCSFKEQLQQHVRVHAMEAVMACWELEQTLQSLTGASPGEGTGATMSDDEDNPVDSESNMYEGNDVSDGMGFGMLTEGERSLVERVRQELKHELKQGYREKLVDIREEILRKRRAGKLPGDTASTLKAWWQAHAKWPYPTEEDKARLVQETGLQLKQINNWFINQRKRNWHSNPTSSSSDKSKRKRNNAGDGNAEQSW, from the exons ATGGCGTACCACTACCACCAGGACCACGCGCTGGGGATGGACCCCgcgtctgcggcggcggcggcggcggggaacccTAGCTTCGCCGCGCCTGTTGGCGGCGCGGGGGGCTGGGAGCGGGAGAAGGCGGCCATCGAGGCGCACCCGCTGTACGAGCGCCTGCTGGAGGCGCACGTCGCCTGCCTCCGCGTCGCCACGCCCGTCGACCAGCTGCCCCGCATCGACGCGCAGAttgccgcgcgcgcgccgccgcccttgccacaccccgccggcgcgcccgccggcggcgaggagctCGACCTCTTCATG acaCATTACGTGCTGCTGCTCTGTTCGTTCAAGGAACAGCTCCAGCAGCACGTGCGGGTTCACGCCATGGAGGCGGTGATGGCTTGCTGGGAGCTCGAGCAGACCTTGCAGAGCCTTACAG GGGCATCTCCTGGTGAAGGCACCGGGGCAACTATGTCTGATGATGAAGATAATCCGGTCGACAGTGAGAGCAACATGTATGAGGGAAATGATGTGTCAGATGGTATGGGCTTTGGAATGCTAACCGAGGGTGAGAGATCCTTGGTTGAGCGTGTAAGGCAAGAGCTGAAGCACGAGCTTAAGCAG GGGTACAGAGAAAAGCTTGTGGACATTAGGGAAGAGATACTTCGGAAGCGAAGGGCCGGAAAACTCCCAGGAGACACAGCGTCTACTCTGAAAGCCTGGTGGCAAGCTCATGCAAAATGGCCATACCCGACT GAGGAGGACAAGGCCCGCCTGGTGCAGGAAACAGGGCTGCAACTGAAGCAGATCAACAATTGGTTCATCAACCAACGCAAGCGCAACTGGCACAGCAACCCCACCTCATCCTCATCAGACAAGAGCAAGAGAAAAAG AAACAATGCAGGTGATGGCAACGCCGAGCAGTCTTGGTAG
- the LOC124699192 gene encoding homeobox protein knotted-1-like 11 isoform X2, with amino-acid sequence MAYHYHQDHALGMDPASAAAAAAGNPSFAAPVGGAGGWEREKAAIEAHPLYERLLEAHVACLRVATPVDQLPRIDAQIAARAPPPLPHPAGAPAGGEELDLFMTHYVLLLCSFKEQLQQHVRVHAMEAVMACWELEQTLQSLTGASPGEGTGATMSDDEDNPVDSESNMYEGNDVSDGMGFGMLTEGERSLVERVRQELKHELKQGYREKLVDIREEILRKRRAGKLPGDTASTLKAWWQAHAKWPYPTEEDKARLVQETGLQLKQINNWFINQRKRNWHSNPTSSSSDKSKRKR; translated from the exons ATGGCGTACCACTACCACCAGGACCACGCGCTGGGGATGGACCCCgcgtctgcggcggcggcggcggcggggaacccTAGCTTCGCCGCGCCTGTTGGCGGCGCGGGGGGCTGGGAGCGGGAGAAGGCGGCCATCGAGGCGCACCCGCTGTACGAGCGCCTGCTGGAGGCGCACGTCGCCTGCCTCCGCGTCGCCACGCCCGTCGACCAGCTGCCCCGCATCGACGCGCAGAttgccgcgcgcgcgccgccgcccttgccacaccccgccggcgcgcccgccggcggcgaggagctCGACCTCTTCATG acaCATTACGTGCTGCTGCTCTGTTCGTTCAAGGAACAGCTCCAGCAGCACGTGCGGGTTCACGCCATGGAGGCGGTGATGGCTTGCTGGGAGCTCGAGCAGACCTTGCAGAGCCTTACAG GGGCATCTCCTGGTGAAGGCACCGGGGCAACTATGTCTGATGATGAAGATAATCCGGTCGACAGTGAGAGCAACATGTATGAGGGAAATGATGTGTCAGATGGTATGGGCTTTGGAATGCTAACCGAGGGTGAGAGATCCTTGGTTGAGCGTGTAAGGCAAGAGCTGAAGCACGAGCTTAAGCAG GGGTACAGAGAAAAGCTTGTGGACATTAGGGAAGAGATACTTCGGAAGCGAAGGGCCGGAAAACTCCCAGGAGACACAGCGTCTACTCTGAAAGCCTGGTGGCAAGCTCATGCAAAATGGCCATACCCGACT GAGGAGGACAAGGCCCGCCTGGTGCAGGAAACAGGGCTGCAACTGAAGCAGATCAACAATTGGTTCATCAACCAACGCAAGCGCAACTGGCACAGCAACCCCACCTCATCCTCATCAGACAAGAGCAAGAGAAAAAG GTGA
- the LOC124662811 gene encoding uncharacterized protein LOC124662811 codes for MAATTGEEGSTGGGGSETKMKLLCSLGGRILPRPGDGTLRYAGGDTRIVSVPRGVALQDLLARLSDAYGGATGPHFAVKYQLPDEGLDALISVSSPEDLDNMVEEYDKLAVASPKLRVFIFPVFDAAAGGDDEAAGFDAGLRYLEAVNGIVRKDSIASLSSTQCSDGGGPPAPTPAAPPSPSPVSPTSTCSYDAARSAFTVAPPPPQPQQQPQPLVDVFSNAAPAPAPQKQPQPQETAPAPQPTPHPQPHPEAARYRQPLSQLPPLPPVFMNEAMQGLNQPPPDNATWFQDCNMCVKALPHAHSDPVMNDYASDVHGGGAAPEPMPVFMSLRPEDVARIMMAERQVPAQMGAYGYTHMHPVQHGVTNPLPVDPASFHQHVYVQQQQQHQQQLQQQQQHQQQQQQQQLPPQQQVPSTYGGFNHVPVMANEMVSPNSAHSDMASSHQQSMLHQLPSVHGMAQYLVRPSNPTNPLEGEGSLSGNSRHREDGQVLRDNMPPVAPVAVPSYMVNVDRMMDSLRVSPNESRSPEQRIYAENGLPQSATPEYLQSNTNTFFDVNEPKVAPPTESVPLPSVASPYMQNVQHPNVSHMPHMVSIGGPYPSYVAATIGHGGLPPSAYGVDLAYAKAAVNPVSEQKDLLPEVYHREAPHESVPPTNANAQVPLPTPALTNHAPSVEQFQESSVPGQQFNNVHALPPRPKRVPSRENISSKDAHSQNSLLNCKGPDLNIPAEEQSYHKDAHAEQARFVKGDGITNPDLLGIEDGLAAFEPPPPLLNEGVAAVTNKVDGQAHTNEATKSKPGDWTSGLPVDEHGRLQIIKNDDLEELQELGSGTFGTVYHGKWRGSDVAIKRINDRCFAGKPSEQEKMRHDFWNEASNLADLHHPNVVAFYGVVLDGPGGSIATVTEYMVNGSLRTALLKNSKSLDRRKRLIIAMDTAFGMEYLHNKNIVHFDLKSDNLLVNLRDPQRPICKVGDLGLSKVKCQTLISGGVRGTLPWMAPELLNGSSSLVSEKVDVFSFGIVLWELLTGEEPYADLHYGVIIGGIVSNTLRPQVPESCDPEWRSLMEQCWATEPSERPSFTQVAVRLRAMAASQKVQS; via the exons aTGGCCGCCACCACCGGCGAGGAGGGCTCCACCGGCGGCGGGGGCTCCGagacgaagatgaagctgctgtgcAGCCTGGGCGGCCGCATCCTGCCGCGGCCCGGGGACGGCACGCTGCGGTACGCCGGCGGCGACACCCGGATCGTGTCGGTCCCGCGCGGGGTGGCGCTGCAGGACCTGCTCGCGCGCCTCTCCGACGCCTACGGCGGCGCCACGGGCCCGCACTTCGCCGTCAAGTACCAGctccccgacgagggcctcgacgCGCTCATCTCCGTCTCCTCCCCAGAGGATCTCGACAACATGGTCGAGGAGTACGACAAGCTCGCCGTCGCCAGCCCCAAGCTGCGCGTCTTCATCTTCCCCGTcttcgacgccgccgccggcggggaCGACGAGGCCGCCGGCTTCGACGCCGGGCTCAGGTACCTCGAGGCCGTCAACGGCATTGTGCGCAAGGACAGCATCGCCAGCCTCTCCTCCACGCAGTGCTCCGATGGGGGCGGCCCCCCTGCCCCCACTCCTGCCGCGCCGCCTTCCCCGTCCCCCGTCTCCCCCACCTCCACCTGCTCCTACGACGCCGCGAGATCGGCCTTCAccgtcgcgccgccaccaccgcagccgcagcagcagccgcagccgctcGTCGACGTCTTCAGCAATGCCGCCCCCGCGCCTGCCCCCCAGAAGCAGCCGCAGCCGCAGGAGACCGCGCCTGCCCCACAGCCAACCCCGCATCCGCAGCCGCATCCGGAGGCGGCGAGGTACAGGCAGCCGCTCTCGCAGCTGCCACCGCTGCCACCCGTGTTCATGAACGAAGCTATGCAGGGTCTGAACCAGCCGCCGCCAGACAATGCGACCTGGTTCCAGGACTGCAATATGTGCGTCAAGGCTCTGCCTCACGCGCACTCTGACCCCGTCATGAATGACTATGCTAGCGATGTGCACGGGGGCGGGGCTGCGCCCGAGCCGATGCCAGTGTTCATGAGCCTGCGGCCTGAGGATGTGGCGAGGATCATGATGGCGGAACGGCAGGTGCCCGCTCAGATGGGGGCTTATGGCTACACACATATGCATCCTGTGCAGCATGGCGTTACCAACCCGCTGCCCGTTGATCCAGCTAGCTTTCATCAGCATGTCTatgtgcagcagcagcagcaacatcagCAGCAGttacaacagcagcagcagcaccaacagcagcagcagcagcagcaattgccACCCCAGCAGCAAGTGCCGTCGActtatggaggatttaaccatgtccCTGTGATGGCTAATGAGATGGTCTCTCCGAATTCCGCCCATTCTGACATGGCGAGCTCTCACCAACAATCTATGCTGCATCAGCTGCCTTCAGTCCATGGAATGGCGCAGTACTTAGTGAGGCCAAGCAATCCCACTAATCCGCTGGAAGGCGAAGGCAGTTTAAGTGGCAATTCGAGGCACCGTGAGGATGGGCAGGTCCTTCGTGATAACATGCCGCCAGTGGCACCTGTGGCTGTGCCAAGCTATATGGTGAATGTGGACAGGATGATGGATTCACTGCGGGTGAGCCCCAATGAGTCTCGCTCTCCTGAGCAAAGGATTTATGCTGAGAATGGTTTACCCCAGAGTGCAACACCAGAGTACCTTCAGAGCAACACCAATACCTTTTTTGATGTCAATGAACCAAAGGTAGCCCCTCCAACTGAATCAGTTCCACTACCTTCTGTGGCCAGTCCTTATATGCAGAATGTCCAGCATCCCAATGTTAGTCATATGCCACACATGGTGAGCATCGGGGGACCGTACCCCAGCTATGTCGCCGCTACAATTGGGCATGGGGGTCTGCCTCCATCAGCTTATGGTGTTGATCTTGCGTATGCAAAAGCCGCTGTTAACCCAGTAAGTGAGCAGAAGGATCTTTTGCCTGAAGTTTATCACAGGGAAGCTCCACATGAATCCGTTCCTCCTACAAATGCTAATGCTCAGGTACCATTACCGACACCAGCATTGACAAATCATGCTCCAAGTGTCGAGCAATTCCAGGAGTCTAGTGTACCAGGCCAACAGTTCAACAATGTACACGCACTTCCACCAAGACCTAAGAGGGTACCAAGCAGGGAGAACATCAGCTCAAAGGATGCTCATTCCCAAAATTCGTTGTTGAATTGCAAAGGGCCAGATTTGAATATCCCAGCAGAGGAACAATCATATCACAAAGACGCACATGCTGAACAAGCTCGGTTTGTTAAAG GCGATGGTATCACTAATCCAGACTTACTGGGTATCGAGGATGGTCTTGCCGCATTTGAGCCTCCCCCTCCTTTGCTGAATGAAGGGGTTGCGGCTGTCACTAATAAAGTAGATGGGCAAGCTCACACCAATGAG GCTACGAAGAGCAAACCAGGAGATTGGACTTCAGGTCTACCAGTAGATGAGCATGGACGCCTGCAG ATTATAAAGAATGATGACCTCGAAGAGCTCCAAGAACTTGGTTCTGGCACTTTTGGAACTGTATATCATGGTAAATGGAGGGGCTCCGATGTTGCAATAAAAAGAATCAATGACAGATGCTTTGCTGGGAAGCCATCTGAGCAAGAAAAAATG CGGCATGACTTCTGGAATGAAGCATCTAACCTTGCAGATCTACACCACCCCAATGTCGTGGCCTTTTATGGTGTTGTTCTAGATGGACCTGGGGGATCCATCGCCACAGTTACAGAATACATGGTTAATGGCTCACTTAGGACGGCATTGCTGAAAAATTCCAA GAGCCTCGATCGACGGAAGAGACTAATTATTGCCATGGatacagcttttggaatggagtaCTTGCATAACAAAAACATAGTGCACTTTGACCTGAAAAGTGACAATTTACTTGTTAATTTAAGGGATCCTCAACGCCCAATATGCAAG GTCGGTGATCTTGGGCTTTCGAAAGTTAAGTGTCAGACCCTCATCTCTGGTGGTGTGAGGGGAACGCTTCCATGGATGGCCCCGGAACTTCTGAATGGAAGTAGCAGCTTGGTTTCTGAAAAG GTTGATGTCTTCTCTTTTGGGATTGTTCTGTGGGAACTCCTCACAGGAGAGGAACCGTATGCAGATTTACATTATGGTGTTATTATTG GTGGCATTGTGAGCAACACTCTGCGGCCGCAGGTTCCCGAGTCATGCGACCCAGAGTGGAGATCACTGATGGAGCAGTGCTGGGCGACAGAACCGTCGGAACGGCCAAGCTTCACCCAGGTCGCTGTCAGGTTGCGCGCCATGGCCGCATCCCAGAAGGTGCAATCCTAG